A stretch of the Paramormyrops kingsleyae isolate MSU_618 chromosome 16, PKINGS_0.4, whole genome shotgun sequence genome encodes the following:
- the LOC140578833 gene encoding M-phase phosphoprotein 8-like isoform X1, giving the protein MEVSSAERIEPGDSEQDEEEDVYEVEKIIDMRTEKGEVLYRVRWKNYTSDDDTWEPESHLEDCREVLLAYRRRLAEVKKEAPGVEKAQAVGCSAGQSLRLLTDTPQGIVGTHQLQEKEEEVTGPHRGSCRDPLLQKLPMKSDLFDADSESEGGRSKRDESPPKKKKKKKKSKADAEDVTIEKKKKRRKEKERWKPLPGPESDGNESEVVENEPVLPSAPLKRTVQTKKRPLVSDEDDEEEEITGASKRQTKDKAKDGGKGKKEVRAEIKKKKSRRKDEQNVPRVEDEEEAALAVRAEEDLNSEAPSESASMQTDDTTATESCEPPEGPPRSGEEVKAKQKKNKPASLKLQGIKDLIQEKKNKKVQQQVSPHEATPPLRESSHQKLKNLMNSRGMAKVKRSVDDDHGLPSSDSSDATISIQRRGKAKVQEGMAQKTSSSAASFAKAKEPDEQRQDGAGMGFSSALASKKQKESMEKEQLGSTNLFEKFLLNFEAKDRVLRRQTVHVLNSSTETRGEHKMKAAKAEKRIRPVKEVVQNRLELEKAHKEFKGPEGSQPTNSPAEAEDRPSRLDHSPEGKEAAESAKDQVKGRPEGPTEKKDEKHDEVPGRIRTTTTPEDVWERKGRLEEVRSDRLEKKVPAASPEPAEELLAPAAGRWKEKKRKQEDGEPRLYIACDDSRETREPTLNTDRGQASLNLGVDLKLDWMTLEDFQKHLNGEDEVMSAATISPSEFREAVKSGDYLAVRLALNSKEDYNLDQEDSSGMSLAMLAAAGGQDDILRLLIKKGARVNGRQKNGSTALMHAAEKNFLTTVAILLEAGAYVNAQTLSGETALMKACKRGNADIVRLLLEYGADCNILSKHQNNAMHFAKLSNNIMVYDHIKDHMATLSSVAEDTIRAYFETRLAVLEPVFPLACHRLCEGPDFSLEFNYKAPLHPPPEGTGILLFIFHANFLSEITARLCGPCSVHAVVLNDKFQLPIFLDSHFIYSFSPVPGLNKLFIRLAESPTAKVKLLICAYRVQLQ; this is encoded by the exons ATGGAAGTATCGTCTGCCGAGAGGATTGAACCAGGAGACAGCGAACAGGACGAGGAGGAGGATGTTTACGAGGTGGAGAAGATTATTGATATGCGAACAGAGAAG GGGGAGGTGCTGTACCGTGTGCGCTGGAAGAACTACACCTCGGACGATGATACCTGGGAGCCAGAGTCTCACCTGGAGGATTGCCGAGAGGTGCTCCTCGCCTACCGGAGGAGGCTGGCCGAGGTCAAGAAGGAGGCCCCTGGA GTGGAGAAAGCACAGGCAGTAGGCTGTAGTGCAGGGCAGAGCCTTCGCCTGCTGACAGACACACCCCAGGGTATTGTGGGAACCCATCAGCTGCAGGAGAAGGAGGAAGAGGTCACAGGCCCACACCGTGGGTCATGCAGGGACCCACTCCTACAG AAGCTGCCGATGAAGAGTGACCTGTTTGATGCAGACTCGGAGAGTGAGGGTGGCAGGAGTAAGAGGGATGAATCTCCACccaaaaagaagaagaaaaagaagaagtcAAAAGCAGATGCCGAGGATGTGACCatagagaagaagaagaagcggcGGAAGGAGAAGGAGCGCTGGAAGCCGCTGCCGGGACCCGAGTCCGACGGCAACGAGTCGGAGGTGGTGGAGAATGAACCAGTTCTACCTTCAGCACCATTAAAAAGGACTGTCCAAACCAAGAAGAGGCCTCTTGTGtctgatgaagatgatgaagaggaagagaTCACTGGTGCATCAAAACGGCAGACAAAAGACAAGGCCAAAGATGGAGGCAAAGGCAAGAAGGAGGTCCGGGCAGAGATCAAAAAGAAGAAGAGCAGGAGGAAAGATGAGCAGAACGTGCCCCGTGTGGAGGACGAAGAGGAGGCGGCTTTGGCGGTGCGGGCTGAGGAAGACTTGAACAGTGAAGCACCATCTgagtcagccagcatgcagacTGATGATACGACTGCCACAGAGAGCTGTGAGCCCCCTGAAGGACCCCCCAGGTCAGGGGAGGAGGTGAAGGCCaagcaaaaaaagaacaagCCTGCAAGCCTAAAGTTGCAGGGCATCAAGGACCTCATCCAGGAGAAGAAGAACAAGAAGGTGCAGCAACAGGTGTCACCACATGAGGCCACACCTCCACTGAGGGAGTCCAGTCATCAGAAGCTAAAGAACCTGATGAATAGTCGGGGCATGGCGAAGGTGAAGCGGAGCGTGGACGATGACCATGGACTGCCATCTTCCGATTCTAGCGATGCCACTATCTCCATCCAGCGAAGGGGGAAAGCCAAAGTGCAGGAGGGCATGGCTCAGAAGACAAGCTCTTCTGCAGCTAGTTTTGCCAAGGCCAAGGAACCAGATGAGCAGAGGCAAGACGGAGCTGGGATGGGCTTTAGTTCAGCCCTggcttcaaaaaagcagaaggaGAGCATGGAAAAGGAGCAGTTGGGGTCCACCAATCTCTTTGAAAAGTTTCTGTTGAACTTTGAGGCCAAGGACCGGGTGCTCAGGAGACAGACGGTCCACGTGCTGAATTCAAGCACGGAGACACGAGGAGAGCACAAGATGAAG GCTGCAAAGGCAGAGAAGAGAATAAGGCCAGTGAAGGAGGTGGTGCAGAATAGGTTGGAACTAGAGAAAGCCCATAAGGAGTTCAAGGGTCCAGAGG GTTCACAGCCAACAAACAGCCCAGCGGAGGCAGAGGACAGGCCAAGCAGATTAGACCATTCACCAGAGGGCAAGGAGGCAGCTGAGAGTGCAAAGGACCAGGTGAAGGGCAGGCCTGAGGGCCCCACAGAAAAAAAGGACGAGAAGCACGACGAGGTGCCAGGACGGATCAGAACCACCACCACACCGGAGGATGTCTGGGAGAGGAAGGGAAGGTTGGAAGAGGTGAGGAGCGATCGCTTGGAGAAGAAGGTGCCAGCAGCGTCACCAGAACCAGCAGAAGAGTTATTAGCTCCGGCAGCGGGAAGGTGGAAGGAGAAGAAAAGGAAGCAGGAAGATGGCGAGCCACGCCTCTACATCGCCTGCGATGACAGTCGGGAGACACGGGAACCGACCCTGAACACTG acagggggcaggctTCCCTGAACCTTGGGGTGGACCTGAAACTGGACTGGATGACACTGGAGGATTTTCAGAAGCACTTGAATGGGGAAGATGAGGTTATGTCTGCTGCAACCATATCTCCAA GTGAGTTTCGAGAGGCGGTGAAGAGTGGCGATTACCTGGCAGTACGGTTGGCACTTAATTCCAAAGAGGACTACAACCTAGATCAGGAG GACTCGAGTGGGATGTCTTTGGCCATGCTGGCGGCAGCCGGCGGGCAGGACGATATCCTGCGGCTGCTGATCAAGAAGGGAGCGCGGGTGAACGGCCGGCAGAAGAACGGCAGCACGGCCCTGATGCACGCAGCAGAAAAG AACTTCTTGACAACGGTTGCCATACTCCTAGAAGCAGGGGCCTACGTCAACGCCCAGACGCTGAGTGGCGAAACGGCTCTCATGAAG GCATGTAAGAGAGGAAATGCAGACATTGTACGTCTTTTGCTGGAGTATGGGGCTGACTGCAACATCTTATCTAAACATCAGAACAATGCCATGCATTTCGCCAAACTGAGCAACAACATCATGGTCTATGATCACATCAAGGACCACATGGCGAC GCTATCTAGTGTGGCCGAAGACACCATTCGGGCGTATTTTGAGACGCGGCTGGCTGTACTGGAGCCCGTCTTTCCATTAGCTTGCCATCGGCTTTGTGAGGGTCCAGACTTCTCCTTGGAATTTAACTACAAAGctcccctgcaccccccccctgAGG GAACAGGCATCCTTCTCTTCATCTTTCATGCCAACTTCCTGAGCGAGATCACGGCTAGACTATGTGGGCCTTGTAGTGTCCATGCTGTTGTGCTCAATGACAAGTTCCAACTTCCCATCTTCCTG GATAGTCACTTCATTTACTCATTCAGTCCAGTACCGGGTCTCAATAAGCTTTTTATACGACTGGCAGAGTCCCCCACTGCCAAG GTCAAGC
- the LOC140578833 gene encoding M-phase phosphoprotein 8-like isoform X2, translating to MEVSSAERIEPGDSEQDEEEDVYEVEKIIDMRTEKGEVLYRVRWKNYTSDDDTWEPESHLEDCREVLLAYRRRLAEVKKEAPGVEKAQAVGCSAGQSLRLLTDTPQGIVGTHQLQEKEEEVTGPHRGSCRDPLLQLPMKSDLFDADSESEGGRSKRDESPPKKKKKKKKSKADAEDVTIEKKKKRRKEKERWKPLPGPESDGNESEVVENEPVLPSAPLKRTVQTKKRPLVSDEDDEEEEITGASKRQTKDKAKDGGKGKKEVRAEIKKKKSRRKDEQNVPRVEDEEEAALAVRAEEDLNSEAPSESASMQTDDTTATESCEPPEGPPRSGEEVKAKQKKNKPASLKLQGIKDLIQEKKNKKVQQQVSPHEATPPLRESSHQKLKNLMNSRGMAKVKRSVDDDHGLPSSDSSDATISIQRRGKAKVQEGMAQKTSSSAASFAKAKEPDEQRQDGAGMGFSSALASKKQKESMEKEQLGSTNLFEKFLLNFEAKDRVLRRQTVHVLNSSTETRGEHKMKAAKAEKRIRPVKEVVQNRLELEKAHKEFKGPEGSQPTNSPAEAEDRPSRLDHSPEGKEAAESAKDQVKGRPEGPTEKKDEKHDEVPGRIRTTTTPEDVWERKGRLEEVRSDRLEKKVPAASPEPAEELLAPAAGRWKEKKRKQEDGEPRLYIACDDSRETREPTLNTDRGQASLNLGVDLKLDWMTLEDFQKHLNGEDEVMSAATISPSEFREAVKSGDYLAVRLALNSKEDYNLDQEDSSGMSLAMLAAAGGQDDILRLLIKKGARVNGRQKNGSTALMHAAEKNFLTTVAILLEAGAYVNAQTLSGETALMKACKRGNADIVRLLLEYGADCNILSKHQNNAMHFAKLSNNIMVYDHIKDHMATLSSVAEDTIRAYFETRLAVLEPVFPLACHRLCEGPDFSLEFNYKAPLHPPPEGTGILLFIFHANFLSEITARLCGPCSVHAVVLNDKFQLPIFLDSHFIYSFSPVPGLNKLFIRLAESPTAKVKLLICAYRVQLQ from the exons ATGGAAGTATCGTCTGCCGAGAGGATTGAACCAGGAGACAGCGAACAGGACGAGGAGGAGGATGTTTACGAGGTGGAGAAGATTATTGATATGCGAACAGAGAAG GGGGAGGTGCTGTACCGTGTGCGCTGGAAGAACTACACCTCGGACGATGATACCTGGGAGCCAGAGTCTCACCTGGAGGATTGCCGAGAGGTGCTCCTCGCCTACCGGAGGAGGCTGGCCGAGGTCAAGAAGGAGGCCCCTGGA GTGGAGAAAGCACAGGCAGTAGGCTGTAGTGCAGGGCAGAGCCTTCGCCTGCTGACAGACACACCCCAGGGTATTGTGGGAACCCATCAGCTGCAGGAGAAGGAGGAAGAGGTCACAGGCCCACACCGTGGGTCATGCAGGGACCCACTCCTACAG CTGCCGATGAAGAGTGACCTGTTTGATGCAGACTCGGAGAGTGAGGGTGGCAGGAGTAAGAGGGATGAATCTCCACccaaaaagaagaagaaaaagaagaagtcAAAAGCAGATGCCGAGGATGTGACCatagagaagaagaagaagcggcGGAAGGAGAAGGAGCGCTGGAAGCCGCTGCCGGGACCCGAGTCCGACGGCAACGAGTCGGAGGTGGTGGAGAATGAACCAGTTCTACCTTCAGCACCATTAAAAAGGACTGTCCAAACCAAGAAGAGGCCTCTTGTGtctgatgaagatgatgaagaggaagagaTCACTGGTGCATCAAAACGGCAGACAAAAGACAAGGCCAAAGATGGAGGCAAAGGCAAGAAGGAGGTCCGGGCAGAGATCAAAAAGAAGAAGAGCAGGAGGAAAGATGAGCAGAACGTGCCCCGTGTGGAGGACGAAGAGGAGGCGGCTTTGGCGGTGCGGGCTGAGGAAGACTTGAACAGTGAAGCACCATCTgagtcagccagcatgcagacTGATGATACGACTGCCACAGAGAGCTGTGAGCCCCCTGAAGGACCCCCCAGGTCAGGGGAGGAGGTGAAGGCCaagcaaaaaaagaacaagCCTGCAAGCCTAAAGTTGCAGGGCATCAAGGACCTCATCCAGGAGAAGAAGAACAAGAAGGTGCAGCAACAGGTGTCACCACATGAGGCCACACCTCCACTGAGGGAGTCCAGTCATCAGAAGCTAAAGAACCTGATGAATAGTCGGGGCATGGCGAAGGTGAAGCGGAGCGTGGACGATGACCATGGACTGCCATCTTCCGATTCTAGCGATGCCACTATCTCCATCCAGCGAAGGGGGAAAGCCAAAGTGCAGGAGGGCATGGCTCAGAAGACAAGCTCTTCTGCAGCTAGTTTTGCCAAGGCCAAGGAACCAGATGAGCAGAGGCAAGACGGAGCTGGGATGGGCTTTAGTTCAGCCCTggcttcaaaaaagcagaaggaGAGCATGGAAAAGGAGCAGTTGGGGTCCACCAATCTCTTTGAAAAGTTTCTGTTGAACTTTGAGGCCAAGGACCGGGTGCTCAGGAGACAGACGGTCCACGTGCTGAATTCAAGCACGGAGACACGAGGAGAGCACAAGATGAAG GCTGCAAAGGCAGAGAAGAGAATAAGGCCAGTGAAGGAGGTGGTGCAGAATAGGTTGGAACTAGAGAAAGCCCATAAGGAGTTCAAGGGTCCAGAGG GTTCACAGCCAACAAACAGCCCAGCGGAGGCAGAGGACAGGCCAAGCAGATTAGACCATTCACCAGAGGGCAAGGAGGCAGCTGAGAGTGCAAAGGACCAGGTGAAGGGCAGGCCTGAGGGCCCCACAGAAAAAAAGGACGAGAAGCACGACGAGGTGCCAGGACGGATCAGAACCACCACCACACCGGAGGATGTCTGGGAGAGGAAGGGAAGGTTGGAAGAGGTGAGGAGCGATCGCTTGGAGAAGAAGGTGCCAGCAGCGTCACCAGAACCAGCAGAAGAGTTATTAGCTCCGGCAGCGGGAAGGTGGAAGGAGAAGAAAAGGAAGCAGGAAGATGGCGAGCCACGCCTCTACATCGCCTGCGATGACAGTCGGGAGACACGGGAACCGACCCTGAACACTG acagggggcaggctTCCCTGAACCTTGGGGTGGACCTGAAACTGGACTGGATGACACTGGAGGATTTTCAGAAGCACTTGAATGGGGAAGATGAGGTTATGTCTGCTGCAACCATATCTCCAA GTGAGTTTCGAGAGGCGGTGAAGAGTGGCGATTACCTGGCAGTACGGTTGGCACTTAATTCCAAAGAGGACTACAACCTAGATCAGGAG GACTCGAGTGGGATGTCTTTGGCCATGCTGGCGGCAGCCGGCGGGCAGGACGATATCCTGCGGCTGCTGATCAAGAAGGGAGCGCGGGTGAACGGCCGGCAGAAGAACGGCAGCACGGCCCTGATGCACGCAGCAGAAAAG AACTTCTTGACAACGGTTGCCATACTCCTAGAAGCAGGGGCCTACGTCAACGCCCAGACGCTGAGTGGCGAAACGGCTCTCATGAAG GCATGTAAGAGAGGAAATGCAGACATTGTACGTCTTTTGCTGGAGTATGGGGCTGACTGCAACATCTTATCTAAACATCAGAACAATGCCATGCATTTCGCCAAACTGAGCAACAACATCATGGTCTATGATCACATCAAGGACCACATGGCGAC GCTATCTAGTGTGGCCGAAGACACCATTCGGGCGTATTTTGAGACGCGGCTGGCTGTACTGGAGCCCGTCTTTCCATTAGCTTGCCATCGGCTTTGTGAGGGTCCAGACTTCTCCTTGGAATTTAACTACAAAGctcccctgcaccccccccctgAGG GAACAGGCATCCTTCTCTTCATCTTTCATGCCAACTTCCTGAGCGAGATCACGGCTAGACTATGTGGGCCTTGTAGTGTCCATGCTGTTGTGCTCAATGACAAGTTCCAACTTCCCATCTTCCTG GATAGTCACTTCATTTACTCATTCAGTCCAGTACCGGGTCTCAATAAGCTTTTTATACGACTGGCAGAGTCCCCCACTGCCAAG GTCAAGC
- the LOC140578833 gene encoding M-phase phosphoprotein 8-like isoform X4, which produces MEVSSAERIEPGDSEQDEEEDVYEVEKIIDMRTEKGEVLYRVRWKNYTSDDDTWEPESHLEDCREVLLAYRRRLAEVKKEAPGLPMKSDLFDADSESEGGRSKRDESPPKKKKKKKKSKADAEDVTIEKKKKRRKEKERWKPLPGPESDGNESEVVENEPVLPSAPLKRTVQTKKRPLVSDEDDEEEEITGASKRQTKDKAKDGGKGKKEVRAEIKKKKSRRKDEQNVPRVEDEEEAALAVRAEEDLNSEAPSESASMQTDDTTATESCEPPEGPPRSGEEVKAKQKKNKPASLKLQGIKDLIQEKKNKKVQQQVSPHEATPPLRESSHQKLKNLMNSRGMAKVKRSVDDDHGLPSSDSSDATISIQRRGKAKVQEGMAQKTSSSAASFAKAKEPDEQRQDGAGMGFSSALASKKQKESMEKEQLGSTNLFEKFLLNFEAKDRVLRRQTVHVLNSSTETRGEHKMKAAKAEKRIRPVKEVVQNRLELEKAHKEFKGPEGSQPTNSPAEAEDRPSRLDHSPEGKEAAESAKDQVKGRPEGPTEKKDEKHDEVPGRIRTTTTPEDVWERKGRLEEVRSDRLEKKVPAASPEPAEELLAPAAGRWKEKKRKQEDGEPRLYIACDDSRETREPTLNTDRGQASLNLGVDLKLDWMTLEDFQKHLNGEDEVMSAATISPSEFREAVKSGDYLAVRLALNSKEDYNLDQEDSSGMSLAMLAAAGGQDDILRLLIKKGARVNGRQKNGSTALMHAAEKNFLTTVAILLEAGAYVNAQTLSGETALMKACKRGNADIVRLLLEYGADCNILSKHQNNAMHFAKLSNNIMVYDHIKDHMATLSSVAEDTIRAYFETRLAVLEPVFPLACHRLCEGPDFSLEFNYKAPLHPPPEGTGILLFIFHANFLSEITARLCGPCSVHAVVLNDKFQLPIFLDSHFIYSFSPVPGLNKLFIRLAESPTAKVKLLICAYRVQLQ; this is translated from the exons ATGGAAGTATCGTCTGCCGAGAGGATTGAACCAGGAGACAGCGAACAGGACGAGGAGGAGGATGTTTACGAGGTGGAGAAGATTATTGATATGCGAACAGAGAAG GGGGAGGTGCTGTACCGTGTGCGCTGGAAGAACTACACCTCGGACGATGATACCTGGGAGCCAGAGTCTCACCTGGAGGATTGCCGAGAGGTGCTCCTCGCCTACCGGAGGAGGCTGGCCGAGGTCAAGAAGGAGGCCCCTGGA CTGCCGATGAAGAGTGACCTGTTTGATGCAGACTCGGAGAGTGAGGGTGGCAGGAGTAAGAGGGATGAATCTCCACccaaaaagaagaagaaaaagaagaagtcAAAAGCAGATGCCGAGGATGTGACCatagagaagaagaagaagcggcGGAAGGAGAAGGAGCGCTGGAAGCCGCTGCCGGGACCCGAGTCCGACGGCAACGAGTCGGAGGTGGTGGAGAATGAACCAGTTCTACCTTCAGCACCATTAAAAAGGACTGTCCAAACCAAGAAGAGGCCTCTTGTGtctgatgaagatgatgaagaggaagagaTCACTGGTGCATCAAAACGGCAGACAAAAGACAAGGCCAAAGATGGAGGCAAAGGCAAGAAGGAGGTCCGGGCAGAGATCAAAAAGAAGAAGAGCAGGAGGAAAGATGAGCAGAACGTGCCCCGTGTGGAGGACGAAGAGGAGGCGGCTTTGGCGGTGCGGGCTGAGGAAGACTTGAACAGTGAAGCACCATCTgagtcagccagcatgcagacTGATGATACGACTGCCACAGAGAGCTGTGAGCCCCCTGAAGGACCCCCCAGGTCAGGGGAGGAGGTGAAGGCCaagcaaaaaaagaacaagCCTGCAAGCCTAAAGTTGCAGGGCATCAAGGACCTCATCCAGGAGAAGAAGAACAAGAAGGTGCAGCAACAGGTGTCACCACATGAGGCCACACCTCCACTGAGGGAGTCCAGTCATCAGAAGCTAAAGAACCTGATGAATAGTCGGGGCATGGCGAAGGTGAAGCGGAGCGTGGACGATGACCATGGACTGCCATCTTCCGATTCTAGCGATGCCACTATCTCCATCCAGCGAAGGGGGAAAGCCAAAGTGCAGGAGGGCATGGCTCAGAAGACAAGCTCTTCTGCAGCTAGTTTTGCCAAGGCCAAGGAACCAGATGAGCAGAGGCAAGACGGAGCTGGGATGGGCTTTAGTTCAGCCCTggcttcaaaaaagcagaaggaGAGCATGGAAAAGGAGCAGTTGGGGTCCACCAATCTCTTTGAAAAGTTTCTGTTGAACTTTGAGGCCAAGGACCGGGTGCTCAGGAGACAGACGGTCCACGTGCTGAATTCAAGCACGGAGACACGAGGAGAGCACAAGATGAAG GCTGCAAAGGCAGAGAAGAGAATAAGGCCAGTGAAGGAGGTGGTGCAGAATAGGTTGGAACTAGAGAAAGCCCATAAGGAGTTCAAGGGTCCAGAGG GTTCACAGCCAACAAACAGCCCAGCGGAGGCAGAGGACAGGCCAAGCAGATTAGACCATTCACCAGAGGGCAAGGAGGCAGCTGAGAGTGCAAAGGACCAGGTGAAGGGCAGGCCTGAGGGCCCCACAGAAAAAAAGGACGAGAAGCACGACGAGGTGCCAGGACGGATCAGAACCACCACCACACCGGAGGATGTCTGGGAGAGGAAGGGAAGGTTGGAAGAGGTGAGGAGCGATCGCTTGGAGAAGAAGGTGCCAGCAGCGTCACCAGAACCAGCAGAAGAGTTATTAGCTCCGGCAGCGGGAAGGTGGAAGGAGAAGAAAAGGAAGCAGGAAGATGGCGAGCCACGCCTCTACATCGCCTGCGATGACAGTCGGGAGACACGGGAACCGACCCTGAACACTG acagggggcaggctTCCCTGAACCTTGGGGTGGACCTGAAACTGGACTGGATGACACTGGAGGATTTTCAGAAGCACTTGAATGGGGAAGATGAGGTTATGTCTGCTGCAACCATATCTCCAA GTGAGTTTCGAGAGGCGGTGAAGAGTGGCGATTACCTGGCAGTACGGTTGGCACTTAATTCCAAAGAGGACTACAACCTAGATCAGGAG GACTCGAGTGGGATGTCTTTGGCCATGCTGGCGGCAGCCGGCGGGCAGGACGATATCCTGCGGCTGCTGATCAAGAAGGGAGCGCGGGTGAACGGCCGGCAGAAGAACGGCAGCACGGCCCTGATGCACGCAGCAGAAAAG AACTTCTTGACAACGGTTGCCATACTCCTAGAAGCAGGGGCCTACGTCAACGCCCAGACGCTGAGTGGCGAAACGGCTCTCATGAAG GCATGTAAGAGAGGAAATGCAGACATTGTACGTCTTTTGCTGGAGTATGGGGCTGACTGCAACATCTTATCTAAACATCAGAACAATGCCATGCATTTCGCCAAACTGAGCAACAACATCATGGTCTATGATCACATCAAGGACCACATGGCGAC GCTATCTAGTGTGGCCGAAGACACCATTCGGGCGTATTTTGAGACGCGGCTGGCTGTACTGGAGCCCGTCTTTCCATTAGCTTGCCATCGGCTTTGTGAGGGTCCAGACTTCTCCTTGGAATTTAACTACAAAGctcccctgcaccccccccctgAGG GAACAGGCATCCTTCTCTTCATCTTTCATGCCAACTTCCTGAGCGAGATCACGGCTAGACTATGTGGGCCTTGTAGTGTCCATGCTGTTGTGCTCAATGACAAGTTCCAACTTCCCATCTTCCTG GATAGTCACTTCATTTACTCATTCAGTCCAGTACCGGGTCTCAATAAGCTTTTTATACGACTGGCAGAGTCCCCCACTGCCAAG GTCAAGC